The Saccharomonospora cyanea NA-134 genome includes a region encoding these proteins:
- a CDS encoding Hsp20/alpha crystallin family protein, whose protein sequence is MSQPERSHGRPLIPDFRDLLEMLPTMSGLRPALDLHSIRIEDRIENDAYVLRAELPGIDVDSDLNITVHNGLLTIEAQRTEEQSESGRSEFRYGSFARTVALPTGAKEDAIDASYDNGILTIRVELSKPEEGRRQIRVRHD, encoded by the coding sequence ATGAGCCAACCCGAACGCTCCCACGGACGCCCCCTGATTCCCGACTTCCGCGATCTGCTCGAGATGCTGCCCACGATGAGCGGGCTGCGCCCGGCCCTGGACCTGCACAGCATCCGCATCGAGGACCGCATCGAGAACGACGCCTACGTGCTGCGCGCCGAACTGCCGGGGATCGATGTGGACAGCGACCTCAACATCACCGTCCACAACGGCCTGCTGACCATCGAGGCGCAACGCACGGAGGAACAGTCGGAAAGCGGCCGGTCCGAGTTCCGCTACGGCTCGTTCGCACGCACGGTGGCGCTACCGACCGGAGCGAAGGAGGACGCCATCGACGCCTCCTACGACAACGGCATCCTCACCATCCGCGTGGAACTGAGCAAACCGGAGGAGGGCAGGCGGCAGATCCGCGTGCGACACGACTGA
- a CDS encoding ABC transporter substrate-binding protein, translating into MRATPRPRAVLAGLTVAMMLSACGAGGRGDAEAGGAETGVTADTVTVGAHFPLTGVAAPGYSEIPTGTKAYFDFVNAQGGVHGRTIEYLYKNDAYNPTNTSQVTNELVLSDEIFAMVGGLGTPTHSAVLDLLHDNGVPDLFVSSGSLLWDQPDRYPGTFGWQSDYEIEGKILGRYLAENHADAKVGLLLQDDDFGDDGEKGIRAYVDSQIVAAQRYAPTANDVTPQISALKDAGAEVVVGFTVPSFTALSQLSAQRLDYRPQWVYSNVGSDSQLVGSLLARFSEGKVEDASSLEGALTTEYLAGVEDTDDPWVRLWQRVWDAHGGDGELTNYRIYGMAQAYTFVQALQAAGPEPTREGLVRALETAGGDFTGPALAPFRYSTDSHAGVSGVRVVEIGKDGTEALTPVLLTDNGDAPITASDAEHAPPPEDGIPDVAPVN; encoded by the coding sequence ATGAGAGCGACACCGAGACCACGGGCGGTACTCGCCGGACTGACCGTGGCGATGATGCTGTCGGCATGTGGGGCGGGTGGGCGAGGTGACGCGGAGGCAGGCGGTGCGGAGACCGGCGTCACCGCCGACACGGTGACCGTGGGTGCCCACTTCCCGCTCACGGGTGTCGCCGCGCCCGGTTACAGCGAGATCCCCACCGGCACCAAGGCGTACTTCGACTTCGTCAACGCCCAGGGCGGCGTCCACGGCCGCACCATCGAATACCTCTACAAGAACGACGCCTACAACCCCACCAACACCAGCCAGGTGACGAACGAGCTCGTGCTGAGCGACGAGATCTTCGCGATGGTCGGCGGGTTGGGCACCCCCACCCACAGCGCGGTGCTCGATCTCCTGCACGACAACGGGGTGCCCGACCTGTTCGTCTCGTCCGGATCACTGCTGTGGGACCAGCCCGACCGCTACCCGGGCACGTTCGGCTGGCAGTCGGACTACGAGATCGAGGGCAAGATCCTCGGCAGGTACCTCGCCGAGAACCACGCGGACGCGAAGGTGGGTCTGCTGCTGCAGGACGACGACTTCGGGGACGACGGGGAGAAGGGCATCCGGGCCTACGTCGACTCGCAGATCGTCGCCGCTCAGCGGTACGCCCCGACCGCCAACGACGTCACCCCGCAGATCAGCGCGTTGAAGGACGCCGGTGCGGAGGTCGTCGTGGGATTCACCGTGCCGTCCTTCACCGCGTTGAGCCAGCTCTCCGCGCAGCGCCTGGACTACCGACCCCAGTGGGTCTACAGCAACGTGGGCTCCGACTCCCAGCTCGTCGGATCGCTGCTGGCCCGGTTCTCCGAGGGGAAGGTCGAGGACGCGAGTTCGCTGGAGGGCGCACTGACCACCGAGTACCTCGCCGGAGTCGAGGACACCGACGACCCGTGGGTCCGGCTGTGGCAGCGGGTGTGGGACGCCCACGGGGGCGACGGTGAACTCACCAACTACCGGATATACGGGATGGCGCAGGCGTACACCTTCGTGCAGGCGTTGCAGGCCGCGGGCCCGGAGCCGACCCGCGAGGGCCTGGTGCGGGCACTGGAGACGGCGGGCGGTGACTTCACCGGTCCCGCCCTCGCGCCCTTCCGCTACTCGACGGACTCCCACGCGGGCGTGTCCGGGGTGCGGGTCGTGGAGATCGGCAAGGACGGTACCGAAGCGTTGACGCCCGTCCTGCTCACCGACAACGGTGACGCGCCCATCACCGCGTCGGACGCCGAGCACGCTCCACCGCCGGAGGACGGGATTCCCGACGTCGCACCGGTGAACTGA
- a CDS encoding universal stress protein, with amino-acid sequence MARKANKPIVVGVDRSSAARDALEWAIDEALVRDCSVRAVVVWSVDLAKEPPWQPVERIRARHVRELDDTIAEVTRGRDRLPRIVPVVLEGAPAAGLIEASKGAAMLVVARRAGQWVRRALLGSVSSACVKHARVPVVVVPPATESWGDTDEWPVDENASSEGVPRAT; translated from the coding sequence ATGGCGAGGAAGGCGAACAAGCCGATCGTGGTGGGTGTGGACCGTTCCTCGGCCGCGCGCGACGCGCTGGAATGGGCCATCGACGAGGCGCTGGTGCGCGACTGCTCCGTGCGAGCTGTCGTCGTGTGGTCGGTGGACCTCGCCAAGGAACCGCCGTGGCAACCCGTCGAGAGGATCCGCGCGCGTCACGTCCGCGAACTGGACGACACGATCGCGGAGGTGACCCGTGGCCGGGACCGGTTGCCGCGAATCGTCCCGGTGGTGCTCGAAGGCGCACCCGCCGCCGGGCTGATCGAGGCGTCGAAGGGTGCGGCCATGCTCGTGGTCGCGCGCCGGGCCGGCCAGTGGGTGCGTCGCGCTCTGCTGGGTTCGGTCAGCAGCGCGTGCGTGAAGCACGCCAGGGTGCCGGTGGTCGTGGTGCCGCCTGCCACGGAGTCCTGGGGGGACACGGACGAGTGGCCGGTGGACGAGAACGCGTCGTCCGAAGGCGTGCCGCGTGCCACCTGA
- a CDS encoding DUF3048 domain-containing protein gives MIRVPRKGPLAAFAVLLCAVLGAVVWVSVSDGDSGDAGESDGSGEFTARRPATEPGRSESAAAFVPITVVKIDNVPAARPQSGLEDADVVYVEPVEGGFTRLAAVYSSRFPEVSGPVRSARESDVELLAQYGEPALVFSGAAPEIEPALAESSAMLVRQRDNPDAFYREPGRAAPHNLYARLPLLPRGSGPGPDEVLPRGEAPPDGRQVAGHTVAFERGEYRFTWSPDAGRWLVALNGTPVTSTGAGEVGATSVVVQRVSLVEGTGVRDASGSPSPVVRSVGTGPATILREGRLFDGTWSRPSAVDGTRFTTSSGQPLRLTDGPVWVLLLPS, from the coding sequence ATGATCCGTGTGCCGCGCAAGGGCCCGCTGGCCGCGTTCGCCGTACTGCTCTGCGCCGTGCTGGGTGCCGTCGTCTGGGTGTCCGTGTCCGACGGGGATTCCGGTGACGCCGGTGAGTCCGATGGGTCCGGTGAGTTCACTGCCCGCCGGCCGGCGACCGAGCCCGGCAGGTCCGAATCCGCCGCCGCTTTCGTCCCGATCACTGTGGTGAAGATCGACAACGTGCCCGCGGCCCGCCCTCAGAGCGGGTTGGAGGACGCCGACGTCGTCTACGTCGAGCCGGTGGAGGGCGGGTTCACACGGCTGGCCGCCGTCTACTCGTCGCGGTTTCCCGAGGTCTCCGGCCCAGTACGCAGCGCGCGGGAGTCCGACGTCGAACTGCTCGCCCAGTACGGCGAACCGGCACTCGTGTTCTCCGGGGCCGCGCCCGAGATCGAGCCCGCGCTCGCGGAGTCGTCGGCCATGCTGGTGCGGCAGCGGGACAACCCGGACGCGTTCTACCGGGAACCCGGCAGGGCCGCCCCGCACAATCTCTACGCCCGGCTGCCCCTCCTGCCCCGGGGCAGTGGCCCCGGTCCCGACGAGGTCCTGCCGCGCGGGGAGGCGCCGCCCGACGGCAGGCAGGTGGCCGGCCACACCGTCGCCTTCGAACGTGGTGAGTACCGGTTCACGTGGTCGCCCGACGCGGGTCGCTGGCTGGTGGCGCTGAACGGAACACCGGTGACCTCGACGGGAGCGGGCGAGGTCGGTGCCACCAGCGTCGTCGTGCAGCGGGTGAGCCTCGTCGAGGGCACCGGGGTGCGCGACGCGAGCGGTTCGCCGTCCCCCGTGGTCCGCAGCGTCGGCACCGGACCGGCCACGATCCTGCGCGAGGGAAGACTGTTCGACGGCACGTGGTCACGGCCGTCGGCGGTTGACGGCACCCGGTTCACCACCTCGTCGGGACAGCCGCTGCGGCTCACCGACGGCCCGGTGTGGGTGCTGCTCCTTCCGAGCTGA
- a CDS encoding zinc-binding alcohol dehydrogenase family protein, with amino-acid sequence MRAWRVTRPGPITSGPLTKHDEPVPRPAPGELLVRVLACGVCRTDLHVAEGDLTVHRPAVVPGHEVVGEVSEVGGSAEAGSGAEFAPGERVGVPWLRHTCGTCRHCARGAENLCPDSRYTGWDADGGYADYVTVPADYAMPLPPGYSDAELAPLLCAGVIGYRALRRAALPSGGRLGVYGFGGSAHLTTQVALAEGARVHVMTRGAAARELAADLGAASVQGAADPPPEPLDAAVLFAPAGELVPVALAALDRGGTLAVAGIHVTVIPPLDYRAHLFQERQLRSVTANTREDARAFLRFAGRHRLRVSTTPYALDEADCALADLAAGRIVGAAVLQPDGSTTRR; translated from the coding sequence ATGCGGGCATGGCGCGTGACGCGGCCGGGTCCGATCACATCCGGGCCGCTGACGAAGCACGACGAGCCGGTGCCGAGACCGGCACCGGGCGAGCTGCTCGTGCGTGTGCTCGCCTGCGGGGTCTGTCGGACCGACCTGCACGTCGCCGAGGGGGACCTGACCGTGCACCGGCCCGCGGTGGTGCCGGGGCACGAGGTGGTCGGCGAGGTCAGTGAGGTCGGGGGGAGTGCCGAGGCGGGGAGCGGAGCGGAGTTCGCACCGGGCGAGAGGGTGGGCGTGCCGTGGTTGCGGCACACGTGCGGAACGTGCCGCCACTGTGCGCGCGGTGCGGAGAACCTGTGTCCGGACTCGCGCTACACGGGGTGGGACGCCGACGGCGGGTACGCCGACTACGTCACCGTACCCGCGGACTACGCGATGCCGTTACCGCCCGGATACTCCGACGCCGAGCTCGCGCCACTGCTGTGCGCGGGCGTCATCGGCTACCGCGCCCTGCGCCGCGCCGCGTTGCCCTCGGGCGGACGACTCGGTGTGTACGGCTTCGGCGGCAGTGCCCACCTCACCACACAGGTGGCGCTGGCGGAGGGTGCCCGTGTGCACGTGATGACGCGTGGTGCCGCGGCGCGGGAACTCGCTGCCGACCTCGGAGCCGCGTCGGTGCAGGGCGCCGCCGATCCGCCGCCGGAGCCACTCGACGCGGCCGTGCTGTTCGCACCCGCCGGTGAACTCGTGCCGGTCGCTCTCGCCGCGCTCGACCGGGGTGGGACGCTCGCCGTCGCCGGCATTCACGTGACGGTTATCCCACCACTGGACTACCGCGCCCACCTGTTCCAGGAACGCCAGCTCCGCAGTGTCACCGCGAACACCCGCGAGGACGCCCGCGCGTTCCTGCGGTTCGCCGGGCGGCATCGGTTGCGGGTCTCCACCACGCCGTACGCTCTGGACGAGGCCGACTGCGCGCTCGCCGACCTCGCCGCGGGCCGGATCGTCGGTGCGGCCGTGCTCCAGCCCGACGGGTCCACCACGAGGAGATGA
- a CDS encoding patatin-like phospholipase domain-containing protein produces MSVPGPVRRDVPSRPVAAGLALAAIVLTVVGGWWHTGSALIAVEFPTPGRPSDPDAVTSAAAWGFALATCYGAGLYLGTAAAGWVWRTPPARAVVRFGMTATVVAVVTHLVENTTLLLSGGAITAESVLAHCLTALAVVKYSALVPAAVVAVTGAAVLVCRCVTHSAAKLGQRAEHVIETVPPRPIEPDDPPLPTDSDTRATRWRQAYTVPDVRPDVVSRRWRQGEHTTGFCLSGGGIRAASVALGALSSLREELLGARYLVSVSGGGFTAGALQQALTGAGSPPPGGTVERDPETVLTDGTAELNHIRRHSSYLADTPGEVLAALGRVARGLVLSLTVLFGPALVLGVAAGWLYQRVPLTSLSSDPISYPTPRLGAAVAVVVLALCAFLFGLVSRDEHTRRGIVSRLATDFATLAWIVAGVAVVVPSLAWASSWLLSRTDLAVDVGASVGAVVLTYLSAVSAMAWRHRARLRRRFGFLRRRADSAPTAAVPDGLLQRLLVILTTGVLALLWLLLLGAAVMTEGRADALWTAAATLVLVVVLGGLFDVTSLSLHPFYRERLARAFAVRVVRRHSDGQVVAVPYDPSESTTLSAYGVVAEGVRFPEVVFAAAANLKGEHRTPPGLGAVSFTMSAKWTGGPDVGWVRTDDLERVVGSRIRRDLTVQGAVALSGAAFASAMGRLSRWFQVLLAVSGARLGAWLPNPGFVRQAREAARRGDWAYPWLPRTRRLPYLVREVFGSHPHHDRLLHISDGAHYDNLGLVELFRRRCTRIYCIDASNDHPPSARTLAEALELARQELGVRVELHEPWCVDPGSARSALPGHPLADRMATSPVVVGTVHYPPESGLDEGVTGELIVARGVLWPDLPYTLQSYAVHHPEFPNDSTGDQWFGHGEFAAYTELGAQLGAAVRARTAPQPPATGPRLRPDGATAPPSPADRN; encoded by the coding sequence ATGTCGGTGCCGGGTCCCGTCCGCCGAGACGTCCCGTCGCGCCCGGTCGCGGCCGGGTTGGCACTGGCTGCCATCGTGCTCACCGTGGTGGGCGGCTGGTGGCACACCGGCAGCGCACTCATCGCCGTGGAGTTTCCCACCCCCGGCAGACCGAGCGACCCGGACGCCGTCACGTCCGCCGCCGCCTGGGGCTTCGCGCTCGCCACCTGCTACGGGGCCGGCCTGTACCTGGGCACGGCCGCCGCGGGCTGGGTGTGGCGCACCCCGCCCGCCAGAGCCGTCGTCCGCTTCGGGATGACCGCCACCGTCGTCGCCGTGGTGACCCACCTCGTCGAGAACACGACGCTGTTGCTCTCGGGCGGCGCCATCACCGCGGAATCCGTGCTCGCACACTGCCTCACCGCGCTCGCCGTGGTGAAGTACTCTGCGCTGGTCCCCGCGGCGGTCGTCGCGGTGACCGGGGCGGCGGTGCTGGTGTGCCGGTGCGTGACCCATTCGGCCGCGAAGCTGGGTCAGCGTGCCGAGCATGTGATCGAGACCGTTCCCCCACGCCCCATCGAACCGGACGACCCTCCGCTGCCCACCGATTCGGACACCCGTGCCACCCGCTGGCGACAGGCGTACACCGTCCCCGACGTCCGCCCCGACGTCGTGAGCAGGCGCTGGCGACAGGGTGAGCACACCACCGGCTTCTGCCTGTCGGGCGGCGGCATCCGGGCCGCGAGTGTGGCGCTCGGCGCGCTGTCCTCGCTGCGGGAGGAACTGCTCGGCGCACGCTACCTGGTGTCGGTGTCCGGTGGCGGCTTCACGGCCGGGGCACTGCAACAGGCCCTCACGGGCGCGGGCTCGCCACCCCCGGGCGGCACCGTCGAGCGCGACCCCGAAACGGTCCTCACCGACGGAACCGCCGAACTCAACCACATCCGGCGCCACTCCAGCTACCTCGCCGACACCCCGGGCGAAGTCCTGGCCGCGCTCGGCCGCGTCGCCAGGGGGCTGGTGCTGTCCCTGACCGTCCTGTTCGGACCCGCGCTCGTACTCGGCGTCGCCGCCGGGTGGCTCTACCAGCGCGTGCCGCTGACCTCGCTGTCCTCCGACCCGATCAGCTATCCCACTCCCCGCCTCGGGGCGGCCGTGGCCGTGGTCGTGCTCGCGCTGTGCGCGTTTCTGTTCGGACTGGTGTCCCGGGACGAACACACCCGGCGCGGGATCGTCTCCCGGCTCGCCACCGACTTCGCGACGCTCGCCTGGATCGTGGCCGGGGTCGCGGTGGTCGTGCCCTCGCTCGCCTGGGCTTCGTCGTGGCTGCTGTCGCGCACCGACCTGGCCGTCGACGTCGGCGCCTCGGTGGGGGCGGTGGTGCTGACCTACCTCAGCGCCGTGTCCGCGATGGCGTGGCGGCACCGGGCGCGGCTGCGCCGCCGGTTCGGCTTCCTCCGCCGACGTGCCGATTCCGCTCCCACGGCGGCCGTGCCCGACGGGCTGCTGCAACGGCTGCTCGTCATCCTCACCACCGGTGTACTCGCCCTGCTGTGGCTGCTGCTGCTCGGCGCCGCCGTGATGACCGAGGGCCGGGCCGACGCACTGTGGACGGCCGCCGCCACGCTCGTGCTGGTCGTCGTGCTCGGCGGCCTGTTCGACGTGACCTCGCTCAGCCTGCACCCGTTCTACCGCGAGCGGTTGGCCCGCGCCTTCGCGGTGCGCGTCGTGCGCAGGCACTCCGACGGCCAGGTGGTGGCCGTGCCCTACGACCCGAGTGAGAGCACCACGCTGTCGGCGTACGGCGTCGTGGCCGAGGGCGTCCGGTTCCCCGAGGTCGTCTTCGCCGCCGCCGCGAACCTGAAGGGTGAGCACCGCACGCCGCCGGGGCTGGGCGCCGTGTCGTTCACCATGAGCGCGAAGTGGACCGGTGGCCCCGACGTCGGGTGGGTCCGTACCGACGACCTCGAACGCGTTGTGGGCAGCCGCATCCGGCGCGACCTCACAGTCCAGGGTGCCGTGGCGCTGAGCGGTGCCGCGTTCGCGTCCGCCATGGGGAGGCTGAGCCGCTGGTTCCAGGTGCTGCTCGCGGTGTCCGGTGCCCGGCTCGGCGCGTGGCTGCCGAATCCCGGCTTCGTGCGGCAGGCGAGGGAGGCGGCGCGGCGGGGCGACTGGGCGTATCCGTGGCTGCCGAGAACGCGGCGACTGCCCTACCTGGTGCGTGAGGTCTTCGGCAGTCACCCGCACCACGACCGGTTGCTGCACATCAGTGACGGCGCCCACTACGACAACCTGGGGCTGGTGGAGCTGTTCCGCCGCCGCTGCACCCGCATCTACTGCATCGACGCGAGCAACGACCATCCTCCGTCGGCACGCACGCTCGCCGAGGCGCTCGAACTCGCCCGCCAGGAGCTGGGGGTCCGGGTGGAGCTGCACGAGCCGTGGTGTGTCGATCCCGGCTCGGCGCGGTCCGCGCTGCCGGGCCACCCGCTGGCCGACCGCATGGCCACCTCACCAGTCGTGGTCGGCACCGTGCACTACCCGCCCGAGAGCGGGCTCGACGAGGGGGTCACGGGAGAGTTGATCGTGGCCAGGGGCGTGTTGTGGCCCGATCTGCCCTACACGCTGCAGTCGTACGCCGTCCACCACCCGGAGTTCCCGAACGACAGCACCGGCGATCAGTGGTTCGGTCACGGTGAGTTCGCCGCCTACACCGAGCTGGGCGCGCAGTTGGGGGCGGCCGTGCGTGCCCGCACGGCCCCGCAGCCTCCCGCCACCGGCCCTCGGCTGCGACCCGACGGAGCCACCGCTCCGCCCTCCCCGGCCGACCGGAATTGA
- a CDS encoding branched-chain amino acid ABC transporter permease produces the protein MSQPTATAGTLRRFVPVSSPARHLLVTALALVAVVLVCENVSAFRHAQLAAVAYYAIAAAGLTVLTGLNGQISLGHGALMAVGAYTTALLLRDGALPFGIAMLAATVFTALVGVVVGAAAARLKGPYLAGATLALAVGLPGLAVHFDGVLGGEQGLAVNTPEPARWFDDALFFVTGAELGHQKFLAYVAWGTLLLVLLLLANLAASRYGRTWRAVRDDEVAAALAGIHLGRARVLAFVVSAACAGLAGSVLAMVVRLAAPSGFTLVLSLSLLTAVVVGGLGSLTGAVLGSALLVFLPPAVTDLGTELGLTAVRAAQLAPLVYGIVLVAAMLVAPSGVAGLGRRVWNRVRKRKG, from the coding sequence ATGAGTCAGCCGACCGCGACGGCGGGTACCCTGCGCCGGTTCGTCCCGGTGTCGTCCCCGGCGCGCCACCTCCTCGTCACGGCCCTCGCACTGGTGGCCGTGGTGCTGGTGTGCGAGAACGTCTCCGCGTTCCGGCACGCGCAGCTCGCGGCCGTGGCCTACTACGCGATCGCGGCAGCGGGCCTGACCGTGCTCACCGGGCTGAACGGCCAGATCTCACTGGGGCACGGTGCCCTCATGGCGGTGGGCGCGTACACCACCGCGTTGCTGCTGCGCGACGGTGCTCTGCCGTTCGGGATCGCCATGCTCGCCGCCACGGTGTTCACCGCGCTCGTCGGAGTGGTCGTCGGCGCGGCCGCCGCTCGGCTGAAGGGTCCGTACCTCGCCGGGGCCACCCTCGCACTCGCGGTCGGGCTACCGGGGCTGGCGGTGCACTTCGACGGTGTCCTCGGTGGCGAGCAGGGACTCGCCGTGAACACGCCGGAGCCCGCGCGGTGGTTCGACGACGCGTTGTTCTTCGTCACCGGAGCCGAACTGGGACACCAGAAGTTCCTCGCCTACGTGGCGTGGGGAACCCTGCTGCTCGTCCTCCTGCTGCTGGCCAACCTCGCGGCGAGCCGGTACGGGCGGACGTGGCGCGCCGTGCGGGACGACGAGGTGGCCGCCGCGCTGGCCGGCATCCATCTCGGCAGGGCCCGAGTCCTGGCTTTCGTGGTCAGCGCAGCCTGCGCGGGACTCGCGGGCTCCGTGCTGGCGATGGTGGTACGGCTGGCCGCTCCCAGCGGGTTCACGCTCGTGCTGTCGCTCTCACTGCTGACGGCGGTGGTGGTCGGCGGGCTCGGCAGTCTCACCGGTGCGGTGCTGGGCAGCGCCCTGCTGGTGTTCCTCCCGCCCGCGGTGACCGATCTGGGGACCGAGCTCGGCCTGACCGCCGTGCGGGCGGCGCAGCTCGCCCCCCTCGTCTACGGGATCGTGCTGGTGGCCGCGATGCTCGTCGCTCCGTCGGGAGTGGCCGGCCTCGGTCGCCGCGTCTGGAACCGGGTACGAAAGCGGAAAGGATGA
- a CDS encoding universal stress protein, which yields MTSPHSDNAPIVVGVDDTEAAMRAVRWASLTAKKHRVPLHLVHASGFNDPYLIGFTVPPPEAFKEELQERKRQALRTAEEIATEVGAPSVEARFETDAAIPFLLHASHTARMVVVGSSGRTGLAGLMVGSTTLALVSHARSPVVSVRQDYPDAVADDARPIVVGVDGSELSVRAVGHAFAEASSRGVDLIAVHTWSDTTTTLLEERRMFENWEPIHDYEAQVLAERLAGWQEEYPDVRVERKVVKDRPRHELLEHSRSAQLVVVGSRGRGGFRGMLLGSTSQALIHHASCPVMVVRPEKHQGRS from the coding sequence ATGACCAGTCCCCACAGCGACAACGCACCGATCGTGGTCGGCGTCGACGACACGGAGGCCGCCATGCGGGCCGTCCGATGGGCGTCCCTGACCGCGAAGAAGCACCGTGTACCGCTGCACCTCGTGCACGCCTCCGGGTTCAACGACCCCTACCTCATCGGTTTCACCGTGCCCCCGCCCGAGGCGTTCAAGGAGGAACTCCAGGAGCGAAAACGGCAGGCGTTGCGCACCGCGGAGGAGATCGCCACGGAGGTGGGCGCTCCGTCGGTGGAGGCGCGTTTCGAGACCGACGCGGCGATCCCCTTCCTGCTGCACGCCTCCCACACGGCCCGGATGGTGGTGGTCGGTTCGTCCGGGCGGACGGGGCTCGCGGGGCTGATGGTCGGCTCGACCACGTTGGCACTGGTCTCCCACGCCCGTTCGCCCGTGGTCTCGGTGCGCCAGGACTACCCCGACGCCGTGGCCGACGACGCCCGCCCGATCGTGGTCGGTGTGGACGGCAGCGAACTGAGCGTGCGAGCGGTCGGCCACGCGTTCGCGGAGGCCTCGTCCCGGGGCGTCGATCTGATCGCCGTGCACACCTGGAGCGACACCACCACGACGCTGCTGGAGGAACGGCGCATGTTCGAGAACTGGGAGCCCATCCACGACTACGAGGCGCAGGTGCTCGCCGAACGCCTCGCGGGCTGGCAGGAGGAGTACCCGGACGTGCGGGTGGAGCGGAAGGTCGTGAAGGACCGGCCGCGGCACGAACTGCTGGAACACAGCAGGTCGGCGCAGTTGGTGGTGGTGGGCAGCCGGGGGCGCGGCGGGTTCCGCGGGATGTTGCTGGGCTCCACCAGCCAGGCGCTCATCCACCACGCGTCCTGCCCGGTCATGGTCGTACGCCCGGAGAAACACCAGGGCCGGAGCTGA
- a CDS encoding class I tRNA ligase family protein — protein sequence MTFESMTRWRPSTGATAITLDGRSTTLLDRARVYACGITPYDMTHLGHAATFVWVDTLRRVLRVLGVEPILCRNVTDVDDVIDDAARTAGVRYDHFAALQEFRFDEDMSALRVRMPDHEPRAHRYVDAVIRLAGALAASGAAYVRDGGVYFRGRHVVARSRLNEETALRLAREYGGRPDDETKDDPFDVAVWQPAEPGHPVWDSPWGPGRPGWHAECVAMSVSTFGPCVDIHAGGADLRFPHHAYHAAMAEAYAGVSPYARAWFHVGTVLVDGAKMSKSHGNYVLVQDLLRDHSAPVVRLAILDRPWAASWEYAPGVLDVAAARLEDLHQAAGRRGGHTDEPGIERMRRLLGTDLDVPAALDVAIERGGTAARVLTAALGLA from the coding sequence ATGACGTTCGAATCGATGACCCGCTGGCGCCCCTCCACCGGGGCCACGGCGATCACCCTCGACGGGCGTTCGACGACGCTGCTCGACCGCGCCCGCGTCTACGCGTGCGGGATCACGCCCTACGACATGACCCACCTCGGGCACGCCGCGACGTTCGTGTGGGTGGACACGCTGCGGCGGGTCCTGCGGGTCCTCGGCGTGGAACCGATCCTGTGCCGCAACGTCACGGACGTGGACGACGTGATCGACGACGCCGCACGCACGGCGGGTGTGCGGTACGACCACTTCGCGGCGCTGCAGGAGTTCCGCTTCGACGAGGACATGTCCGCACTGCGGGTGCGCATGCCCGACCACGAGCCGAGGGCGCACCGTTACGTCGACGCGGTGATCCGGCTGGCCGGTGCGCTCGCCGCGTCGGGTGCGGCTTACGTGCGCGACGGCGGCGTGTACTTCCGGGGCAGACACGTGGTCGCACGGTCGCGGCTGAACGAGGAGACGGCGCTGCGCCTGGCGCGCGAGTACGGCGGCAGACCCGACGACGAGACGAAGGACGACCCGTTCGACGTCGCCGTCTGGCAGCCCGCCGAGCCGGGCCATCCGGTGTGGGACTCGCCGTGGGGCCCGGGCAGACCGGGTTGGCACGCGGAGTGCGTCGCCATGTCGGTGTCGACGTTCGGGCCCTGCGTGGACATCCATGCGGGCGGCGCCGATCTGCGCTTCCCGCACCACGCCTACCACGCGGCGATGGCCGAGGCGTACGCGGGCGTGTCCCCGTACGCGCGGGCGTGGTTCCACGTCGGCACGGTGCTGGTGGACGGCGCGAAGATGTCCAAGTCGCACGGCAACTACGTGCTCGTGCAGGACCTCCTACGCGATCACTCGGCTCCGGTGGTGCGGCTCGCGATCCTCGACCGGCCGTGGGCGGCCTCGTGGGAGTACGCCCCGGGGGTCCTGGACGTCGCCGCCGCGAGGCTGGAGGACCTGCACCAGGCCGCGGGCAGGCGAGGCGGGCACACCGACGAGCCCGGCATCGAGCGCATGCGGCGGCTGCTCGGCACCGACCTCGACGTGCCAGCCGCACTCGACGTCGCCATCGAACGCGGCGGGACCGCGGCGCGCGTGCTGACCGCCGCCCTCGGCCTGGCCTGA